A single region of the Mycobacterium lentiflavum genome encodes:
- a CDS encoding virulence factor Mce family protein, producing the protein MNRFSRLIRHRVWQGVVLLVVAAVLSSCGWRGISNVAIPGGPGDGPGSYTVYVQVPDTLAINGNSKVMVADVFVGSIKKIELKNWVATLTLGVKSSVKLPKNAIARIGQTSLLGSQHVELAAPPNPSHELLKNGDTIPLKNSTSYPTTEQTLASLSLILRGGGIPNLEVLQNEVYDIFHGRGEQIRSFLGKLDTFTAQLNQQRDDITHAIDSTNRLLVYVGGRSDVLDRVLTDIPPLIKHFADTRNLLINAIDSVGRLSGAADQYLSEARGPLHTDLQALQCPLKELGRSSPYLIGALKLILTQPFDIDTVPKMFRGDYVNISLTLDVTYSSVDNAFLTGTGLSGALRALEQSFGRDPETMIPDVRYTPNPNDAPGGPLVERGDRNC; encoded by the coding sequence GTGAACAGGTTTTCGCGGTTGATCAGGCACCGGGTCTGGCAGGGCGTGGTGCTGCTGGTCGTCGCCGCGGTGCTGAGCTCGTGTGGCTGGCGAGGCATCTCCAACGTGGCGATCCCGGGCGGTCCCGGCGACGGCCCGGGCTCCTACACCGTCTACGTGCAGGTACCGGACACCCTGGCGATCAACGGCAACAGCAAGGTGATGGTTGCCGACGTCTTCGTCGGGTCGATCAAGAAGATCGAGTTGAAGAACTGGGTGGCCACCCTGACGCTCGGCGTCAAGAGCAGCGTCAAGCTGCCGAAGAACGCCATCGCTCGGATCGGTCAGACGTCGCTGCTCGGTTCTCAGCACGTCGAGCTGGCCGCGCCGCCGAACCCGTCGCACGAACTCTTGAAAAACGGCGACACCATTCCGTTGAAGAATTCGACGTCGTATCCCACTACCGAGCAGACGCTGGCCAGTCTGTCGTTGATCTTGCGCGGCGGCGGCATCCCGAACCTGGAAGTGCTGCAGAACGAGGTCTACGACATCTTTCACGGGCGCGGCGAGCAGATCCGGTCCTTCCTCGGCAAGCTCGACACCTTTACCGCGCAGCTCAACCAGCAGCGCGACGACATCACCCACGCGATCGACTCCACCAACCGGCTGCTGGTCTATGTCGGTGGCCGGTCCGACGTCCTCGACCGAGTGCTGACCGACATCCCGCCGCTGATCAAGCATTTCGCCGACACCAGGAACCTGCTGATCAACGCGATCGACTCGGTGGGCCGACTCAGCGGGGCCGCGGATCAGTACCTGTCGGAGGCGCGCGGGCCGCTGCACACCGACCTGCAGGCGCTGCAATGCCCGCTGAAGGAACTCGGCCGCTCCTCGCCGTACCTGATCGGCGCGCTGAAGCTGATCCTGACCCAGCCGTTCGACATCGACACCGTCCCGAAGATGTTCCGCGGTGACTACGTGAACATCTCGCTGACGCTGGACGTCACCTACAGCTCGGTCGACAACGCGTTCCTCACCGGAACCGGATTGTCGGGCGCGCTACGGGCACTCGAGCAGTCCTTCGGCCGCGACCCCGAGACGATGATCCCCGACGTCCGCTACACGCCGAACCCGAATGACGCGCCCGGCGGACCGCTGGTGGAACGGGGGGACCGGAATTGCTGA
- a CDS encoding virulence factor Mce family protein, producing MLTPFIRRQLWAFLVLTIVSLLVLGVYYLQVPSLMGIGRYSLKAELPASGGLYPTANVTYRGITIGKVTDVEPTEHGAEATMSIDSRYKIPVDTIANVHSVSAVGEQYLDLVSTGNPGKYLADGQTISKGTVPAEIGPALDTANRGLEALPKDKIGKLLDETAESVGGLGPALQRLVDSTQAIVGDFRTNITNVNDIIQNSGPVLDSQVKSNDAIERWARNLNTLAAQSAQRDANVKSILSQAAPTADQVNDVFSDVRESLPQTLANLEVVFDLLKRYHTGVEQVLVFLPQGASIAQTVAAPFPNQAALDLALSINQPPPCLTGFIPAPEWRAPADTSMAPLPSGTYCKIPMDTPANSVRGSRNIPCTDIPGKRAATPRECRDPRPYVPAGTNPWFGDPNQILTCPAPGARCDQSVRPGMVIPAPSINNGMNPAPSDRVAGTPPPTSDPLTRPGQGTVQCNGQQPNPCVYTPFGPPSAVYSPQSGELVGPDGVKYSVENSTKTGDDGWKEMLAPAG from the coding sequence TTGCTGACTCCCTTCATTAGACGCCAGCTGTGGGCGTTCCTGGTCCTCACGATCGTCTCGCTGCTGGTGCTCGGCGTCTACTACCTGCAGGTGCCAAGCCTGATGGGGATCGGCCGGTACTCGTTGAAGGCCGAGCTGCCGGCATCGGGGGGGTTGTACCCGACGGCCAACGTGACCTATCGCGGCATCACGATTGGCAAGGTCACCGACGTCGAGCCGACCGAGCATGGCGCCGAAGCGACGATGAGCATCGACAGCCGGTACAAAATCCCGGTCGACACGATCGCGAACGTGCACTCGGTGTCGGCGGTCGGTGAGCAGTATCTGGACCTGGTCTCGACGGGTAACCCCGGAAAGTACCTCGCCGACGGGCAAACCATCAGCAAGGGAACCGTGCCCGCCGAGATCGGGCCGGCGCTCGACACGGCTAACCGCGGGCTCGAGGCATTGCCCAAGGACAAGATCGGCAAGCTGCTCGACGAAACGGCGGAGTCGGTCGGCGGCCTGGGTCCCGCGCTGCAGCGCCTGGTCGACTCCACGCAGGCGATCGTCGGCGACTTCCGGACGAACATCACCAACGTGAACGACATCATCCAGAACTCGGGACCGGTGCTGGACAGCCAGGTGAAGTCCAATGACGCGATCGAGCGCTGGGCGCGCAACCTGAACACACTGGCCGCGCAGTCCGCGCAACGCGACGCGAACGTGAAAAGCATTCTGTCCCAAGCGGCGCCGACCGCCGATCAGGTCAACGACGTGTTCAGCGACGTGCGAGAGTCGCTGCCGCAGACGCTGGCGAATCTCGAGGTCGTCTTCGACCTGCTCAAGCGCTACCACACCGGGGTGGAACAGGTGCTGGTGTTCCTGCCGCAGGGTGCCTCGATTGCGCAGACGGTGGCCGCGCCGTTCCCGAACCAGGCCGCACTCGACCTGGCACTGTCGATCAACCAGCCGCCGCCGTGTCTGACCGGCTTCATTCCCGCGCCGGAGTGGCGGGCGCCGGCCGACACCAGCATGGCGCCGCTGCCGTCGGGCACCTACTGCAAGATTCCGATGGATACGCCGGCCAACAGCGTGCGTGGCTCGCGCAACATCCCGTGTACCGACATCCCCGGAAAGCGGGCGGCCACACCCCGAGAGTGCCGGGATCCCAGACCGTACGTGCCCGCCGGGACGAACCCCTGGTTCGGTGACCCGAACCAGATTCTGACCTGCCCGGCGCCGGGAGCGCGATGCGATCAGTCGGTGCGCCCCGGCATGGTGATCCCCGCGCCGTCGATCAACAACGGCATGAACCCGGCTCCTTCGGACCGGGTCGCGGGGACGCCGCCGCCGACCAGTGATCCTTTGACCCGACCCGGGCAAGGTACCGTGCAGTGCAACGGACAGCAGCCCAACCCGTGTGTCTACACGCCCTTTGGACCTCCCTCGGCGGTATACAGTCCCCAGAGCGGTGAACTGGTAGGGCCCGACGGCGTCAAATACTCCGTCGAAAACTCGACCAAAACAGGAGACGACGGATGGAAGGAGATGCTGGCACCAGCCGGCTGA
- a CDS encoding Mce protein: MEGDAGTSRLNPPPMSMLSRLRRRRPKKSDDVTDETNTEVTAEDSPESEVGAEQTDPEVTAEDSPESEVGAEQTDPEVTAEDSPAEAPEPPESATDAAPAADDAEQPEADGEQTDTDAAPEADAERRPPSALGRGWLAGIAATLIVLAGAVGTGGYLAMRYHHESQAIARNNAAALKAAIECVSATQAPDTNAMIASEQKIIECGTDAFREQAMVYTGMLVQAYQSANIHVQVSDVRGAVERNNKDGSIDVLVAMRVQVVADQSQNETGYRLRVRMALDEGQYRIARLDQVTK; encoded by the coding sequence ATGGAAGGAGATGCTGGCACCAGCCGGCTGAACCCACCACCGATGTCGATGCTTAGTCGTCTACGTCGGAGACGGCCGAAGAAATCGGACGACGTCACCGACGAGACAAACACCGAGGTGACGGCCGAGGATTCGCCAGAATCCGAGGTCGGAGCCGAGCAGACCGACCCCGAGGTGACGGCCGAGGATTCGCCAGAATCCGAGGTCGGAGCCGAGCAGACCGACCCCGAGGTGACGGCCGAGGATTCGCCCGCCGAGGCGCCGGAACCTCCCGAGTCCGCCACCGACGCCGCGCCCGCGGCCGACGATGCCGAACAGCCGGAAGCCGACGGCGAGCAAACCGACACCGACGCCGCGCCCGAGGCGGATGCCGAACGGCGCCCCCCGTCGGCCCTGGGCCGCGGCTGGCTGGCCGGCATCGCTGCGACCCTGATTGTGCTGGCCGGTGCCGTCGGCACCGGTGGTTACCTGGCGATGCGCTACCACCACGAGAGCCAGGCCATCGCGCGCAACAACGCCGCGGCGCTCAAGGCGGCGATCGAGTGCGTGTCCGCCACGCAGGCGCCCGACACCAACGCGATGATCGCCAGCGAGCAGAAGATCATCGAATGCGGTACCGACGCTTTCCGTGAACAGGCCATGGTCTACACCGGCATGCTCGTGCAGGCCTATCAGTCCGCGAACATCCACGTCCAGGTCTCGGATGTGCGTGGAGCCGTCGAGCGCAACAACAAAGACGGTTCGATCGACGTGCTCGTGGCGATGCGCGTCCAGGTGGTCGCCGATCAATCACAGAACGAAACTGGCTATCGGCTTCGGGTGAGAATGGCGCTGGACGAAGGCCAGTACCGGATCGCCAGGCTCGACCAGGTGACGAAGTGA